Proteins encoded in a region of the Stieleria neptunia genome:
- a CDS encoding TadE family protein: MNAPTADFQTDTGFQSEIRPPDRARTGNRVGRRRRRGSAMVEFAIVAPLLFFFFFAAFEFCRVAMIRHTVDNAVYEGCRKAIVPGGTAADARSTANTVLGTLGLHGATVNVSPAQINNQTPELTVTIEVSLDANTFVPPQFTGGKKIVRTLTMKRETANL; the protein is encoded by the coding sequence GTGAATGCCCCAACCGCGGATTTTCAAACCGACACAGGCTTCCAATCCGAGATCCGACCACCTGACCGCGCGCGAACCGGCAACCGAGTCGGTCGGCGGCGGCGACGCGGGTCGGCCATGGTCGAATTCGCGATCGTCGCTCCATTGCTGTTCTTCTTTTTCTTCGCCGCCTTTGAATTCTGTCGCGTCGCGATGATTCGGCACACCGTCGATAACGCGGTCTACGAAGGCTGTCGCAAAGCGATCGTCCCCGGGGGCACCGCGGCCGACGCGCGGTCGACGGCCAACACCGTCCTGGGAACCCTGGGGCTGCATGGCGCCACGGTCAACGTCTCCCCCGCTCAGATCAACAACCAGACCCCCGAATTGACCGTGACCATCGAAGTCTCCTTGGATGCCAACACGTTCGTGCCGCCACAGTTCACCGGCGGCAAGAAAATTGTCCGGACGCTGACGATGAAGCGTGAAACCGCCAATCTGTAG
- a CDS encoding VWA domain-containing protein, with protein sequence MPHPIDNPSRLNPMVKYRLMRRRQRRGAMLILILVMLVGFLATVAFSVDIAHMHLSRTELRSATDAASQAASQELSKSFDTSLAIRKGQEIALLNRVNGQPLQLESGDFEFGRSDLDADGRFVFRRGETPLNTVRVTGRRTSDSASGAIPLLFGNILGFSTFEPEMTAAATYIERDVILVVDRSGSMRGSKFADLQTAIGVFVATLNTTPVNEQVGLASYSQFATEDVALTANLVEVTDGLSALVTSGRTSISRGMRAGEAIMLDGRDQEFVERTMIVMTDGLHNEGPEPSTVATDLAASQIQIHTITFGSGADQDRMRTVAQIGGGKHFHALSAAELTEAYREIALTLGTVITE encoded by the coding sequence GTGCCCCACCCCATTGATAATCCAAGTCGTTTGAACCCCATGGTCAAGTACCGTCTGATGCGTCGCCGGCAACGCCGCGGTGCGATGCTGATTCTGATCCTCGTGATGCTGGTCGGTTTTCTCGCCACGGTCGCCTTTTCGGTCGACATCGCACACATGCACCTGTCGCGAACGGAATTGCGGTCGGCCACCGACGCCGCTTCCCAAGCGGCATCACAAGAATTGTCCAAGTCCTTTGACACGTCGCTGGCGATTCGCAAGGGCCAGGAGATCGCGTTGCTCAATCGAGTCAACGGGCAACCGCTGCAGCTGGAATCCGGTGATTTCGAATTCGGCCGCAGCGATCTCGATGCCGACGGACGCTTCGTCTTTCGCCGCGGTGAGACACCACTGAACACCGTCCGCGTGACCGGGCGCCGCACCAGCGACTCCGCCTCCGGAGCGATCCCGTTGTTGTTCGGAAACATTCTGGGGTTCAGCACGTTTGAACCCGAAATGACGGCGGCGGCCACGTACATCGAACGTGACGTCATCCTGGTGGTCGACCGCAGCGGGTCCATGAGAGGATCCAAGTTCGCGGATCTGCAAACCGCGATCGGCGTGTTCGTCGCCACGCTCAACACCACCCCGGTCAACGAGCAAGTCGGCTTGGCATCCTACAGCCAGTTTGCCACCGAGGATGTCGCCCTGACCGCCAACCTGGTCGAAGTGACCGACGGCTTGTCCGCGCTGGTCACCAGCGGTCGCACCAGCATCAGCCGCGGCATGAGAGCCGGTGAGGCAATCATGCTGGACGGACGCGACCAGGAATTCGTGGAACGGACGATGATCGTGATGACCGATGGACTGCACAACGAAGGCCCCGAGCCGAGCACCGTGGCCACGGACTTGGCTGCCAGCCAGATCCAAATTCACACGATCACGTTCGGCAGCGGCGCCGACCAAGACCGGATGCGAACGGTCGCGCAAATCGGTGGCGGCAAACATTTCCACGCGCTCAGTGCCGCCGAACTGACCGAGGCCTATCGTGAAATCGCTCTCACCCTGGGAACGGTGATCACAGAATGA
- a CDS encoding TadE/TadG family type IV pilus assembly protein — translation MANPFKRSSILGARSGRRKRDGVAAVEFAVCMPVIVLLVFGSIEASSFIFLKQSLNVACYEAVREASQSGSTEADADARAVAILESRRVNDFEIQFPTGVDDLQRGEQVVCEVSAPTRTNSPIAGEFVTNRTLVARVVMLKE, via the coding sequence ATGGCTAACCCCTTCAAACGCAGTTCGATTCTCGGCGCGCGAAGTGGTCGCCGGAAACGAGACGGGGTGGCTGCGGTTGAATTCGCGGTCTGCATGCCCGTGATCGTGCTGCTGGTGTTCGGATCGATCGAGGCGTCCAGCTTCATCTTTCTCAAACAGTCCCTCAATGTCGCCTGTTACGAGGCCGTCCGTGAGGCCTCTCAATCGGGCAGCACCGAAGCGGACGCCGACGCGCGTGCGGTGGCGATCCTGGAATCCCGGCGCGTCAATGACTTCGAGATCCAATTTCCGACCGGTGTCGACGACCTGCAACGTGGCGAACAAGTCGTCTGTGAAGTCTCGGCCCCGACGCGAACCAACAGTCCGATCGCGGGGGAATTTGTCACCAACCGAACGCTGGTCGCCCGCGTCGTGATGTTAAAGGAATAG
- a CDS encoding metal ABC transporter permease produces MTGEPFGAWIGQMLSLGFSWSWGLDGWIVVIGGLAAVASSLLGNFLVLRKMSMLGDAITHAVLPGIAVAFLLTQTRSSPAMFVGAVVVGLMTAVFTEWIRGAGGVDEGASMGVVFTSLFALGLVILVQTADAVDLDPNCVLYGSIELTPLDTVAIGGRDVPRAAVVLALVTVVNALFVLFFFKELRLTSFDPALATTMGFSSKWMHYGLMVLVSVTAVACFESVGSILVVAMFIVPAAAAYMLTDRLGVMIAISVALAIVSAVLGHVLALSVPAWIGYRSTTTSGMIAVAAGGLFFAAATLSPRHGVLVKLVRRQLLSLRILCDDIVASLFRGEELDQRPPTATWLAGELFASNWSMKAALAMLRRRGEVADQDDRLQLTHVGRERGQRLVRSHRLWEQYLVDRAGSGAERIHDQAERFEHFTDRNLRDELAKETDTPVEDPHGRPIPDES; encoded by the coding sequence ATGACCGGCGAACCGTTTGGTGCCTGGATCGGACAGATGCTTTCGCTGGGATTTTCCTGGAGCTGGGGTCTGGACGGCTGGATCGTGGTGATCGGCGGCTTGGCGGCCGTCGCGTCGTCGCTGCTGGGGAATTTCTTGGTGCTCCGCAAGATGAGCATGCTGGGGGACGCGATCACGCACGCCGTGCTGCCTGGGATCGCGGTGGCCTTTCTCTTGACCCAGACCCGCAGCAGTCCGGCGATGTTCGTCGGCGCCGTGGTCGTCGGCCTGATGACGGCCGTGTTCACCGAATGGATCCGCGGGGCCGGCGGCGTCGACGAAGGGGCTTCGATGGGCGTCGTGTTCACGTCGCTGTTTGCGCTCGGATTGGTGATCTTGGTCCAGACCGCCGATGCGGTCGACTTGGATCCCAACTGCGTGCTGTACGGATCGATCGAGTTGACTCCGCTCGATACGGTCGCGATCGGCGGTCGCGACGTGCCCCGAGCGGCGGTGGTCCTGGCACTGGTGACCGTGGTCAATGCGTTGTTCGTGTTGTTCTTTTTCAAGGAATTGCGTTTGACCTCGTTCGATCCGGCGCTGGCGACGACGATGGGTTTTTCGTCCAAGTGGATGCACTACGGGTTGATGGTTCTGGTCTCGGTGACGGCGGTCGCCTGTTTCGAAAGTGTGGGCAGCATTTTGGTGGTCGCGATGTTCATCGTGCCCGCCGCGGCGGCCTACATGTTGACCGATCGGTTGGGCGTGATGATTGCGATCAGCGTCGCCTTGGCGATCGTGTCGGCGGTGCTGGGCCATGTTTTGGCGCTCAGCGTTCCGGCCTGGATCGGATACCGCAGCACGACGACGTCGGGCATGATCGCGGTGGCCGCCGGAGGCCTGTTTTTTGCCGCCGCGACGCTCAGCCCCCGACACGGCGTGTTGGTGAAACTGGTCCGACGCCAACTGTTGTCGCTTCGCATCCTCTGTGACGACATCGTCGCGTCACTGTTTCGGGGCGAAGAACTGGATCAACGGCCGCCCACGGCGACCTGGTTGGCCGGGGAATTGTTCGCGTCGAACTGGTCCATGAAGGCCGCCCTGGCGATGCTGCGCCGCCGCGGTGAAGTCGCCGATCAGGACGATCGATTGCAATTGACCCACGTCGGACGCGAACGGGGACAACGGTTGGTCCGATCGCACCGATTGTGGGAACAATACCTGGTCGACCGGGCCGGCAGCGGCGCCGAGCGGATCCATGACCAGGCGGAGCGATTTGAGCACTTCACCGACCGCAATCTGCGCGACGAGTTGGCCAAAGAGACCGATACACCGGTCGAAGATCCACACGGCCGGCCGATTCCCGACGAGAGTTAA
- a CDS encoding metal ABC transporter permease, with the protein MWRAMTSRLNASTEIASSVSGVRLSRGLLLLAVLAVSATVCHARGRRSADARSQTSAFEWTDTQWGRVLLMKDYNTRIVIFGVAVLGGASGLVGSFTLLRKRALMGDALSHASLPGIAIAFIAANWFGGDEKSLPWLLVGATASGLLGVAVILVIRNQTRLKEDAALGIVLSVFFGAGVALLGVIQQMDTGHAAGLEGFIYGKTASMRAADARLIAVTSLIVIAGCLVLFKELKLLCFDEGFAGAQGFPVIALDVGLMTMVVLVTIVGLQAVGLVLMIALLVIPAAAARFWTETMWRMMLWAALLGTGGSIVGGLVSALFPGLPSGAMIVLVCSLFFFVSMMLGTRRGVIIRFVRRMRLNRRIDRQHLLRAMYEQLEKTSGGQDHSGLAERANRRLAVSLGKLLSMRSWSRRRLSRAIERAVEDELLRIQNGACKLTQAGFAEAARLTRQHRLWEMYLIAYADVATANVDRDADKIEHVLAPEVIDQLEDLLDEQGMTIPVPQSPHGPLNADQALNADQALNADQALSADAGQTVEQIEAGGQSGTQQQPDAPGGPQ; encoded by the coding sequence ATGTGGCGTGCAATGACCAGCCGGTTGAACGCGTCGACCGAGATCGCTTCGAGCGTTTCGGGCGTGCGGCTGTCTCGTGGCCTGTTGCTGCTGGCGGTGCTGGCGGTTTCGGCGACCGTCTGTCACGCGCGGGGCCGACGGTCGGCCGACGCCCGATCGCAAACGTCCGCGTTTGAGTGGACCGACACGCAATGGGGCCGCGTGTTGCTGATGAAGGATTACAACACGCGGATCGTGATCTTCGGCGTCGCGGTGCTCGGCGGGGCCTCGGGATTGGTCGGCAGTTTCACGCTGTTGCGCAAGCGCGCCTTGATGGGCGATGCGCTCAGCCACGCCAGTTTGCCGGGGATCGCGATCGCATTCATCGCCGCCAATTGGTTCGGAGGGGACGAAAAATCCCTGCCTTGGTTGCTGGTCGGTGCGACCGCCAGCGGGTTGCTGGGCGTGGCGGTGATTCTGGTGATCCGCAACCAGACGCGGTTGAAGGAGGACGCGGCGCTGGGCATTGTGCTGAGTGTCTTCTTTGGCGCCGGCGTCGCGCTGCTGGGTGTGATCCAGCAGATGGACACCGGACACGCGGCGGGTTTGGAGGGTTTTATCTATGGCAAAACCGCTTCGATGCGGGCGGCCGATGCGCGATTGATCGCCGTCACGTCGCTGATCGTGATCGCCGGCTGTCTGGTGCTGTTCAAAGAACTGAAACTGTTGTGTTTTGACGAAGGGTTTGCGGGGGCGCAGGGATTTCCCGTGATCGCGCTCGATGTCGGCTTGATGACGATGGTGGTGCTGGTGACGATCGTCGGTTTGCAGGCGGTGGGGTTGGTGTTGATGATCGCGTTGCTGGTGATCCCGGCGGCGGCGGCGCGGTTCTGGACCGAAACGATGTGGCGGATGATGCTCTGGGCGGCGCTGCTGGGGACCGGCGGCAGCATCGTGGGCGGATTGGTCAGCGCGTTGTTCCCGGGGCTGCCTTCGGGTGCGATGATCGTCTTGGTGTGTTCGCTGTTTTTCTTCGTCAGCATGATGTTGGGGACGCGACGCGGGGTCATCATCCGGTTCGTGCGCCGGATGCGGCTGAACCGTCGAATCGATCGCCAGCATTTGCTGCGGGCGATGTATGAACAGCTCGAAAAAACATCCGGCGGGCAAGACCACTCGGGTTTGGCCGAGCGTGCCAACCGACGCCTTGCCGTCAGCCTTGGCAAGTTGCTTTCGATGCGAAGCTGGTCGCGGCGACGTTTGAGCCGTGCGATCGAGCGTGCGGTCGAAGACGAGTTGCTGCGGATCCAGAACGGCGCCTGTAAATTGACGCAAGCCGGATTCGCCGAAGCGGCGCGGTTGACCCGCCAGCACCGTCTGTGGGAGATGTACTTGATCGCCTACGCGGACGTCGCGACGGCCAACGTGGACCGCGACGCAGACAAAATCGAGCACGTCTTGGCACCCGAGGTGATCGACCAGCTGGAAGATCTGTTGGATGAACAAGGCATGACGATCCCGGTGCCGCAAAGCCCCCACGGCCCCCTGAACGCTGACCAAGCACTGAACGCTGACCAAGCACTGAACGCTGACCAAGCACTGAGCGCCGACGCGGGGCAGACGGTTGAACAGATCGAGGCCGGAGGTCAATCCGGCACGCAGCAACAACCGGACGCCCCGGGGGGACCCCAGTGA
- a CDS encoding metal ABC transporter ATP-binding protein produces the protein MQNPPERTDDANLPTAARDDGAGVNVPLSVYDLTVAYHRKPVIWDVGFDLPAGQLIGIVGPNGAGKSTLLKAVMDLIPRASGRVRVFGDTYRENRHRVGYVPQRESVDWQFPVSALDVVAMGLYDQIGWCRPVRKKHRDQARDALGRVGIGDLADRQISQLSGGQQQRTFLARALVQDADLYLMDEPFAAVDAATERAIVEILRDLKGRGKTAAVIHHDLQTVPEYFDHVVLLNMRVVAHGPVSKTFTQDNLQKTYGGRLTLLDEVTEAMRRRESSL, from the coding sequence ATGCAGAACCCACCAGAAAGAACGGATGATGCGAACCTTCCCACGGCAGCGCGGGACGACGGGGCGGGCGTGAACGTGCCGTTGTCGGTCTACGATTTGACCGTGGCCTATCACCGCAAGCCGGTGATCTGGGACGTCGGCTTCGATCTTCCCGCCGGTCAATTGATCGGAATCGTCGGTCCCAACGGCGCCGGCAAAAGCACCTTGCTCAAAGCCGTGATGGATCTGATCCCGCGTGCATCCGGTCGCGTGCGTGTGTTCGGCGATACCTATCGAGAAAACAGGCACCGGGTCGGTTACGTGCCGCAGCGTGAAAGCGTCGATTGGCAATTCCCCGTCAGCGCCCTGGATGTCGTCGCGATGGGGTTGTACGACCAAATCGGTTGGTGCCGACCGGTTCGCAAGAAACATCGCGACCAGGCCCGCGACGCGCTCGGCCGTGTCGGGATCGGCGACCTGGCCGATCGTCAAATCAGCCAGCTTTCCGGCGGCCAACAGCAACGCACGTTTTTGGCCCGAGCCCTGGTGCAAGACGCCGACTTGTACCTGATGGACGAACCCTTCGCCGCGGTCGACGCCGCCACCGAGCGGGCGATCGTCGAAATCTTGCGCGACTTGAAGGGCCGTGGCAAAACCGCGGCGGTCATCCATCACGACTTGCAGACCGTTCCCGAATACTTCGACCATGTGGTGCTGTTGAACATGCGCGTCGTCGCACACGGCCCCGTCTCCAAAACCTTTACGCAAGACAACCTGCAAAAGACCTACGGCGGACGATTGACGCTGCTGGACGAAGTCACCGAAGCGATGCGGCGACGGGAGAGTTCGCTGTGA
- a CDS encoding metal ABC transporter solute-binding protein, Zn/Mn family has translation MKFFQIGLLMVTGLSVGCGSGKPNAAPGGGGAASGEKLQVVVTVGMVGDLVRNVGGDLIDVTQICGAGVDPHLYMPTRDDVQDIMESDAVFYCGLMLEGKMADTLEKVGRRKPVFAVTDAIDRGLLMSGDASQSTTENGAHGDPHVWNDVSMWSQCVDLIRDQLTVLAPDHGDRFAENAAAYRAELQELHTYGLRVIATIPEDSRLLITSHDAFNYFGRAYGLDVRGIQGISTESEAGLQQINALVDLLIRRNVKAVFVESSVSPKNVEALIEGAASQGHTVVKGGTLFSDAMGREGTYEGTYIGMLDHNLTTTARALGGQADPGGFQSKLSGQTEH, from the coding sequence ATGAAATTCTTCCAAATTGGCCTTTTGATGGTCACCGGATTGAGCGTCGGATGCGGTTCTGGCAAACCGAACGCCGCGCCGGGCGGGGGCGGAGCCGCGTCGGGTGAGAAGCTGCAAGTGGTGGTGACGGTCGGGATGGTCGGCGATTTGGTCCGCAACGTGGGCGGCGATCTGATCGACGTCACACAGATCTGCGGCGCCGGGGTCGACCCCCATCTCTACATGCCGACGCGCGATGACGTCCAAGACATCATGGAGTCCGACGCCGTCTTTTATTGCGGTTTGATGCTGGAGGGAAAGATGGCCGACACGCTTGAAAAAGTGGGACGTCGCAAACCCGTGTTTGCCGTGACCGACGCGATCGACCGCGGCCTGTTGATGTCCGGTGACGCCAGCCAATCGACAACAGAAAACGGGGCGCACGGTGATCCCCATGTCTGGAACGACGTCTCGATGTGGAGCCAATGCGTGGACCTGATCCGCGATCAACTGACCGTCTTGGCGCCCGATCACGGAGACCGGTTTGCGGAGAACGCCGCGGCCTATCGAGCCGAGTTGCAGGAGTTGCACACGTACGGGCTTCGGGTCATCGCCACCATTCCCGAAGACAGCCGTTTGCTGATCACATCCCATGATGCGTTCAACTACTTCGGACGCGCCTACGGATTGGACGTGCGGGGGATCCAGGGAATCTCGACGGAATCCGAAGCCGGCCTGCAACAGATCAACGCGTTGGTTGATTTGCTGATCCGTCGCAACGTCAAAGCCGTCTTTGTCGAAAGCAGCGTGTCGCCGAAGAATGTCGAGGCCTTGATCGAAGGCGCCGCCAGCCAAGGGCACACGGTGGTCAAGGGCGGCACGTTGTTTAGCGATGCGATGGGACGCGAGGGCACGTACGAGGGAACCTACATCGGCATGTTGGATCACAACCTGACGACCACCGCACGCGCCCTCGGCGGCCAGGCAGATCCCGGCGGGTTCCAAAGTAAGCTGAGCGGTCAAACGGAGCATTGA
- a CDS encoding RNA recognition motif domain-containing protein, protein MKMYVGNLAWAVTTEKLEEIFGQYGQVDDAIVLTDRETGRSRGFGFVTMPDEAAKEAIDALDGQDFEGRPLRVNEAQERAPRGGGGGGGGGYRGGGGGGGNRGGGGGGGGYGGGGGGGRGGW, encoded by the coding sequence ATGAAGATGTATGTGGGAAATCTGGCTTGGGCCGTTACGACGGAAAAGCTGGAAGAGATTTTTGGCCAGTACGGTCAGGTCGATGATGCGATTGTTTTGACCGATCGCGAGACTGGTCGAAGCCGCGGCTTCGGCTTTGTGACGATGCCCGACGAGGCTGCCAAGGAAGCAATTGATGCTCTCGACGGACAAGACTTCGAAGGCCGACCGCTGCGGGTCAACGAAGCCCAAGAGCGAGCGCCGCGTGGCGGCGGCGGTGGTGGTGGTGGCGGTTACCGTGGCGGTGGCGGCGGCGGTGGAAACCGCGGCGGCGGCGGCGGTGGCGGAGGTTACGGCGGCGGCGGCGGTGGAGGCCGCGGCGGCTGGTAA
- a CDS encoding methyltransferase: MISDKTPTPLGAEEAKLFRDVCQAAGYTSPRLEERFGLLVPPPGDRLPAELSAGLDQNATPFDVLAKAFFLGTAVDAETANALLPTGLIDACRQCGLWIEDGTDYRPTALVVPVGTALLASDLQRIEYQDDERFVPALCDAALHLHAVAIRQRVGKTLDLCSGFALHGVLSCPHSETVVASDLNPRAEAFARFNAALNGFTNLRAVTGKLFDAVKGERFDLILANPPFVISPDAVTTFRFNPIELDGFVRQMLSQAVDHLEEGGILQTICEWVEMEGQDWKDRLRGWLADSGCDVWILPANRQFPASYARNALAQTISDEAELAAEQNKWENYFREQGVEAIQGGFLFIRRRAGENWFDVTQLTKPIRQPIGDAIARGFSDRDLALNDDGDALLASRLAVANGLRQVETSHWKEFRWQRDSIVLHLDDGLPVSIGVDEYVRTLLETFDGSRPVSECLDLFSQNVGLAIETGRKQGTAMVRSLLKNGILVATGR; the protein is encoded by the coding sequence GTGATTTCCGATAAAACGCCGACTCCCCTGGGAGCGGAGGAAGCGAAACTCTTTCGTGACGTTTGCCAAGCCGCCGGCTACACCTCGCCCCGACTGGAGGAACGTTTCGGATTGCTGGTGCCGCCGCCGGGCGACCGATTGCCGGCCGAACTGAGCGCCGGGCTGGACCAGAACGCAACTCCCTTCGATGTTCTGGCCAAAGCGTTCTTCCTGGGAACAGCGGTCGATGCCGAGACGGCAAACGCACTGCTGCCAACGGGCCTGATTGACGCCTGTCGACAGTGCGGCTTATGGATCGAAGACGGAACCGACTACCGCCCGACCGCCCTCGTCGTCCCCGTCGGCACGGCACTGTTGGCATCGGATCTGCAGCGGATCGAATACCAGGACGACGAGCGGTTTGTTCCGGCGCTTTGCGACGCGGCACTGCACCTCCATGCCGTGGCGATACGCCAACGCGTTGGCAAAACGCTCGACCTGTGCAGCGGGTTCGCGCTACACGGCGTCCTCTCGTGCCCACATAGCGAAACCGTGGTGGCGTCCGATTTGAATCCGAGGGCCGAAGCATTCGCTCGCTTCAACGCCGCTTTGAACGGTTTCACGAACCTCCGCGCCGTGACGGGAAAACTGTTCGACGCGGTGAAGGGTGAACGCTTTGACCTGATCCTCGCCAATCCCCCGTTCGTCATTTCGCCCGATGCGGTGACGACGTTTCGATTCAACCCCATCGAGCTGGACGGCTTTGTCCGGCAGATGCTTTCGCAAGCCGTCGATCACTTGGAAGAAGGCGGCATCCTGCAAACCATCTGCGAGTGGGTCGAAATGGAGGGCCAGGATTGGAAAGATCGCCTCCGCGGCTGGCTGGCGGATTCCGGTTGCGACGTTTGGATCCTACCGGCCAATCGACAGTTCCCCGCCAGCTATGCCCGAAACGCGTTGGCGCAAACGATTTCCGATGAAGCTGAACTGGCCGCGGAACAGAACAAGTGGGAAAACTACTTTCGAGAACAGGGCGTCGAAGCCATTCAAGGCGGCTTTCTGTTCATCCGCCGTCGGGCCGGGGAGAATTGGTTCGACGTGACGCAACTGACCAAACCAATCCGTCAACCGATCGGCGACGCAATCGCCCGAGGGTTTTCCGATCGAGACCTGGCGTTGAACGACGACGGCGACGCGCTGCTGGCCAGCCGATTGGCCGTTGCCAATGGGTTGCGCCAGGTCGAGACGTCGCACTGGAAAGAGTTTCGCTGGCAACGCGATTCGATCGTGCTCCACCTCGACGATGGACTGCCCGTCTCGATCGGCGTCGATGAATACGTGCGGACCTTGCTCGAAACGTTTGACGGCAGCCGGCCCGTCTCGGAGTGCCTGGACCTGTTCTCACAAAACGTCGGGCTGGCCATCGAGACCGGACGGAAACAGGGCACCGCGATGGTGCGCTCGCTGCTGAAAAACGGCATCCTGGTCGCGACGGGCCGCTGA
- a CDS encoding tetratricopeptide repeat protein: MASEASTESKELLKQAIAMHRDGNLTHSESLYNKVLELDPKQTDALQLLGVIAAQLGNTSLAIERVNQSIAINPNQPGALNNLGNMLVREERYEEALDAFERAIHFDPDNAQSHFHAGHVFGYLNRHLDAFTAYTRATELDPQNATAWNALGASLEKLGRLDDAVQAYQKSIAISPEYIGPRDGLGRALRLAGRLDEAMDVYQQWLSIDPGNPIAEHFILVCGAPENAPERASQDYVKRTFDGFADTFDSLLSRLDYRVPEQLGKIANELVADQDRGTLRIVDLGCGTGLCGRYLNDLASHLVGVDLSPMMLAKARQRELYDELVEAELTQYLIDCSEQYDLMVSADTLIYIGDLRLTFDAAAAALRPGGAFVFSIEKLESEARQANANANGFQLGTSGRYQHTEACIRDWLQARGFSVNECIETEVRKEGLEGVTGYLFTATRNPTD, from the coding sequence ATGGCGAGTGAGGCATCGACCGAGTCAAAAGAATTGCTGAAACAGGCAATCGCTATGCATCGCGATGGGAATTTGACCCACTCGGAATCGCTTTACAACAAAGTCTTGGAACTCGATCCGAAACAGACCGATGCGTTGCAATTGTTGGGCGTCATCGCGGCCCAATTGGGGAATACTTCGCTGGCGATTGAACGGGTCAACCAATCGATCGCCATCAATCCCAATCAGCCCGGCGCGCTGAACAATCTCGGCAACATGCTGGTCCGAGAAGAGCGGTACGAAGAGGCCTTGGACGCGTTCGAGCGGGCGATCCATTTCGATCCCGACAACGCCCAGTCTCACTTTCATGCGGGGCACGTGTTCGGTTACCTGAACCGCCATCTGGATGCCTTTACAGCCTACACCCGAGCCACCGAATTGGATCCGCAGAACGCGACGGCGTGGAACGCGCTCGGTGCCTCACTGGAGAAACTGGGCCGACTCGATGACGCCGTGCAAGCCTACCAGAAGTCGATCGCGATCTCCCCCGAGTACATCGGGCCCCGAGACGGGCTCGGAAGAGCGTTGCGGCTTGCCGGACGCCTGGACGAAGCCATGGACGTCTATCAACAATGGTTGTCGATCGATCCGGGAAACCCCATTGCGGAACACTTCATCCTGGTCTGCGGCGCTCCCGAGAACGCTCCGGAGCGGGCTTCGCAAGACTATGTCAAACGCACGTTTGATGGCTTCGCCGACACGTTTGACTCACTGCTTTCCCGACTCGACTACCGCGTCCCCGAACAATTGGGAAAGATCGCAAACGAGCTTGTCGCCGATCAAGACCGCGGCACGTTGCGGATCGTCGACCTGGGCTGTGGAACAGGACTCTGCGGCCGCTACCTCAACGATCTGGCAAGCCATCTCGTCGGCGTGGACCTGTCACCGATGATGCTGGCCAAGGCGAGACAACGAGAACTGTACGACGAATTGGTCGAGGCAGAACTCACGCAATACCTGATCGACTGCTCCGAGCAGTATGATTTAATGGTCTCGGCCGACACCCTGATCTACATCGGTGACCTGCGGCTGACCTTTGACGCCGCGGCGGCCGCACTCCGGCCCGGCGGAGCGTTTGTGTTTAGCATCGAAAAGTTGGAATCGGAAGCACGGCAAGCCAATGCCAATGCCAATGGATTTCAGCTGGGAACCAGCGGCCGCTACCAACACACCGAGGCTTGCATTCGAGATTGGCTGCAAGCACGCGGATTCTCCGTCAACGAGTGCATCGAAACGGAAGTCCGTAAAGAAGGGCTTGAGGGCGTGACGGGATACCTGTTCACGGCCACACGAAACCCGACCGATTGA